The Candidatus Koribacter versatilis Ellin345 genome has a segment encoding these proteins:
- a CDS encoding SRPBCC domain-containing protein → MTKAIQQSVTFPASARELFETYVDSRKHTASTGMPAKISRKVGGKFSGFGGMIGGRNLMLVPGQMIVQAWRSAAWKKTDANSILTITFTDTKSGGRVDLVHVNVPAHDHRGVTEGWKKYYWKPWRAYFRKQKKES, encoded by the coding sequence ATGACCAAGGCCATTCAACAGTCCGTAACCTTTCCGGCATCGGCGCGGGAACTGTTCGAGACCTATGTGGATTCCCGGAAACACACGGCATCCACGGGCATGCCCGCGAAGATCAGCCGCAAGGTCGGCGGGAAGTTCTCCGGCTTTGGCGGGATGATCGGCGGGCGAAACCTGATGTTGGTACCGGGACAGATGATCGTGCAGGCTTGGCGCTCGGCCGCTTGGAAGAAGACGGATGCCAACTCGATTCTCACCATCACCTTCACCGACACGAAAAGCGGCGGACGCGTGGACCTGGTGCATGTGAACGTTCCCGCCCACGATCATCGTGGCGTGACCGAGGGATGGAAGAAGTACTACTGGAAGCCGTGGCGTGCGTACTTCCGGAAGCAGAAGAAAGAATCTTGA
- a CDS encoding MOSC domain-containing protein, with protein sequence MPYLKSVTTPHIIQLAIGRPENHAPAGEEPWITAIYRKPVSAAVFCTKLGFEGDQVANRRVHGGPDKAVLCYGASNYPKWQADGLPAGPGGFGENLTIQGLDEETVCIGDVYRIGEVEAQVSQPRGPCNTLAHRWGRPDLVKVVKENHRSGWYLRILREGKIAPGDVVELVSRPHPAWNIAKTSEVNYSRNRSLEDVRELAGLPELSVNWRSDFEKKLGAMAGR encoded by the coding sequence GTGCCGTATCTTAAGAGCGTGACGACTCCACACATTATTCAGTTGGCGATTGGACGGCCGGAGAACCATGCTCCGGCGGGCGAAGAACCCTGGATCACGGCGATCTATCGCAAGCCGGTGAGCGCAGCGGTTTTCTGCACCAAGCTCGGGTTCGAAGGCGATCAGGTCGCGAACCGGCGCGTTCACGGCGGGCCGGACAAAGCGGTCCTTTGCTACGGCGCGTCGAACTATCCCAAGTGGCAGGCGGACGGTTTGCCGGCGGGTCCCGGCGGCTTCGGCGAGAATCTCACGATCCAAGGTTTGGACGAAGAGACCGTCTGCATTGGCGATGTCTATCGGATCGGCGAAGTCGAAGCCCAAGTCTCGCAACCGCGCGGGCCGTGCAACACGTTGGCGCACCGCTGGGGACGTCCGGATCTCGTGAAAGTGGTGAAGGAGAACCATCGCTCCGGTTGGTATCTCCGCATCCTGCGCGAAGGAAAGATCGCGCCGGGGGATGTAGTGGAGTTGGTGTCGCGACCGCATCCGGCGTGGAATATCGCAAAGACTTCGGAGGTGAATTATTCGCGCAATCGAAGCCTGGAAGATGTGCGCGAGCTGGCGGGGTTACCGGAGCTGTCCGTGAATTGGAGAAGCGACTTTGAGAAGAAGTTGGGGGCGATGGCGGGAAGGTAA
- a CDS encoding energy transducer TonB: MSKSGRVRDTRVLSGPPALRDAAITTLKAQSFTVQQKSADLRNIKLAVTFAGDSTIATDISQMVSVVVQAGGPLAGIRQVVIPGAPGCVHVSPTMVRLRPEFMQRQVAGVPLLYPPEAKADHVEGTVVLRIHVDQAGNVVAAAKLSGPDVLVPAAIEAAKRFKYQPYLLNGMPIAVETTVDVKFSLSDGGS, translated from the coding sequence TTGAGCAAGTCTGGCAGAGTACGAGACACCCGCGTGTTGTCAGGACCACCCGCACTGCGCGATGCAGCGATCACGACATTGAAGGCACAGTCATTCACGGTTCAGCAGAAGTCGGCTGATTTGCGGAACATAAAGCTGGCGGTTACGTTTGCGGGCGACAGCACCATCGCAACCGATATCAGCCAAATGGTGTCTGTTGTCGTCCAAGCGGGAGGGCCCTTAGCGGGTATCAGACAGGTTGTAATTCCTGGCGCGCCTGGTTGTGTACACGTTTCCCCAACAATGGTGCGCCTCCGTCCAGAGTTTATGCAGCGTCAAGTAGCCGGCGTCCCGCTGCTCTATCCGCCCGAGGCCAAGGCCGACCATGTTGAAGGAACGGTTGTTCTCCGAATTCACGTCGATCAAGCTGGCAATGTCGTTGCAGCGGCAAAGCTGAGTGGCCCCGATGTGCTCGTTCCCGCTGCTATCGAAGCCGCCAAGCGATTTAAATACCAGCCGTATCTCCTGAATGGAATGCCTATAGCAGTGGAAACGACGGTAGATGTGAAGTTTTCACTGTCCGACGGCGGTTCGTGA